In Amphiprion ocellaris isolate individual 3 ecotype Okinawa chromosome 3, ASM2253959v1, whole genome shotgun sequence, one genomic interval encodes:
- the LOC129348565 gene encoding p53-induced death domain-containing protein 1-like, with protein sequence MERSSEKDAASDEESIDQTASWITKPSRSEDGEMEITPASKGGGPDISADVLARRVWERLVTRDEEKSEKETGPTVSSGVMSEVQAEVVEPERDAPSVSPSSLMDTCDPSISSLCTSSSSSSCHPTNFSLSSSSSSASVLSLTPPLPPSVELSAVLTDTRMTLDVYQGGAAALPLLWRSIPDQLRGLQYLRLGSEDKPGLDGALDVLPHLTGLRSLSIRGHCLCDSQGEHLPGLLTTLPTSLSSLSYLVHLDLSFNQLSCLPSCLLSLPVLSSLLLCYNHLSALPPDISQLSSLTSLSLLGNKLASLPPSLGHLKALQTLDVSHNLLQQLPDEIGSLEELVKLELSHNRLKQLPQSMGSLLSLRELVIYSNDLRMIPQCLNKLPRLKIDVRDNPLGRPPTPPPLPPTPDQAETKIPELHLGFNQHSFCVSSAGCHVFIPGGAELVFPPGCLVTTTRLEWAERRPQRKWVWLEEHDILLSRPLELRPHGITFLKPVEVCVPYHRTRKREVVLRRFDGQSWSTLPTDLRRGSESHSSHPGGRPARLACCSVSHFSWFMAVSRPVKDSCSVTAAGALLVSSADPGVKLHFPPDSTVQTRTVTLQVLEVSVSEVQSLCGDPQARVSPLLCLSQTPSVHFLQPVKVQIPLPSGVTGHTVDMSCLHLLHGDSTAQTWTDITSQVSLYVTHLYAIFYITHFSWYWLWYTTRTCVSGVVRKVYQRLKQFKVQFLVLQRKTDPSQVLLQCLPANKIECRVESLSEQYDGPQPSDLCDLLEGEQFFAGFERGLDISTDRPDCVEGRLCFVFYSSLKNLKEVYVCPAQGQKGPVRGQVSFYRGEIPSDLPEEVARKRKGLDSQWLATLPLKLPALNSENSFIMEELQYPPLNLGDPESGYLTEANLLSISLQISQDWRVIGINLGLSYQELDRIQYKYRDNLGALVLDMLFRWARAQSNAGPGAVSRLVAAMIESGRRDIADEIEDIVNIGRRKYSESLRRVGLEAESFSLGETQQ encoded by the exons ATGGAGAGAAGCAGCGAAAAAGATGCAGCTTCTGATGAAGAGAGTATAGACCAGACAGCCAGCTGGATAACGAAGCCAAGCAGATCTGAGGATGGCGAGATGGAGATTACACCTGCATCCAAAGGTGGAGGTCCAGACATCTCCGCAGATGTTTTGGCTCGTCGAGTTTGGGAGAGGCTTGTCACCAGAGATGAGGAGAAGTCAGAAAAGGAGACTGGACCTACAGTATCAAGCGGTGTGATGTCTGAAGTCCAGGCAGAAGTTGTCGAACCAGAGAGGGATGCTCCTTCAGTGTCTCCCTCCAGCCTCATGGACACATGTGATCCGTCCATATCCAGTCtctgcacctcctcctcttcctccagctgTCACCCCACAAACTTCTCTTTgtcatcctcatcttcctctgcttctgtcttGTCTCTGACTCCACCCTTGCCTCCCTCTGTGGAGCTCTCAGCTGTGTTGACTGATACAAGAATGACCCTGGACGTGTACCAGGGAGGAGCCGCTGCATTACCACTGCTATGGAGGTCCATCCCAGATCAGCTGAGGGGCCTACAGTACCTGAGACTGGGCTCGGAGGATAAACCAGGGCTGGATGGTGCTCTGGATGTCCTACCCCATCTGACAGGGCTGCGCTCACTGTCTATTCGAG GACATTGTTTATGTGACTCACAAGGTGAACACCTTCCTGGCCTCCTCACCACTTTGCCCACGTCTCTTTCCTCCCTTTCTTACCTGGTGCACCTGGATCTTTCCTTCAACCAGCTCTCCTGTCTGCCATCTTGCCTGCTCAGCCTGCCTGTGCTGTCTTCATTACTTCTCTGTTATAACCACCTCTCAGCTTTGCCTCCTGATATAAGCCAGCTTTCCTCCCTCACCTCACTCTCCCTCCTGGGGAACAAGCTGGCATCTCTTCCCCCGAGTCTGGGTCATCTGAAAGCACTACAGACACTGGATGTGTCACATAacctcctgcagcagctaccTGATGAAATTGGGTCTCTGGAGGAGCTCGTTAAGCTGGAATTGTCTCACAACAGGCTGAAGCAGCTACCACAGAGCATGG GCTCTCTCCTTTCACTCAGGGAACTTGTCATCTACAGCAATGACCTCCGCATGATCCCACAATGTCTGAACAAACTGCCTAGGCTTAAAATAGATGTCCGTGACAATCCTTTGGGACGACCCCCaacacctcctcctctccctcctacACCTG ATCAAGCAGAAACAAAAATTCCAGAGTTGCACCTTGGATTTAATCAGCACAG TTTTTGTGTTTCGTCTGCTGGGTGTCATGTGTTTATCCCAGGGGGGGCTGAGCTGGTGTTCCCCCCAGGGTGCCTGGTGACAACCACAAGACTGGAGTGGGCCGAGAGAAGGCCTCAGAGAAAGTGGGTGTGGCTGGAGGAGCATGACATCCTACTGAGTCGTCCGCTGGAGCTCCGTCCTCAtggaattacatttttaaag CCTGTGGAGGTATGTGTGCCATATCATCGGACAAGAAAAAGGGAGGTGGTGCTGCGGAGGTTTGACGGACAGTCGTGGAGCACTCTGCCCACTGATCTACGGAGAGGGAGCGAGAGCCATAGCAGTCACCCTGGGGGACGTCCAGCTAGG CTGGCCTGCTGCTCAGTGAGCCACTTCTCCTGGTTTATGGCAGTGTCCCGTCCAGTAAAGGACAGTTGctctgttacagcagctggagccCTGTTGGTATCCAGTGCTGACCCTGGAGTCAAGCTCCACTTCCCTCCAGACTCCACAGTGCAGACTCGTACTGTAACTTTACAG GTGCTGGAGGTGTCTGTGTCGGAGGTGCAGTCACTGTGTGGTGATCCTCAGGCAAGAGTCAGCCCCCTCCTGTGTCTCTCCCAGACTCCCAGTGTTCATTTCCTGCAACCAGTCAAAGTTCAGATCCCTCTGCCATCTGGAGTCACAG GCCATACAGTTGATATGTCCTGCCTGCATCTGCTCCATGGAGACTCCACTGCCCAAACCTGGACTGACATCACATCACAAGTGTCTCTCTACGTGACCCATTTGTATGCCATTTTCTACATCACACATTTCTCATG GTACTGGCTGTGGTACACCACACGCACCTGTGTTAGTGGGGTTGTCAGGAAGGTCTATCAAAGGCTAAAACAGTTTAAAGTTCAGTTCCTCGTCCTTCAGCGCAAAACTGATCCCTCACAAGTTCTGCTGCAGTGCTTACCTGCCAACAAG ATAGAGTGCAGAGTGGAGTCTTTGTCAGAGCAATATGACGGCCCCCAGCCGTCAGACTTGTGTGACCTACTGGAGGGAGAGCAGTTCTTCGCTGGCTTTGAGAGGGGCTTAGATATCAGCACAG ACAGACCAGACTGTGTGGAAGGAAGACTGTGTTTCGTGTTTTATTCCAGCCTGAAGAATCTGAAAGAAGTGTACGTCTGTCCAGCTCAGGGTCAGAAGGGACCAGTGAGAGGACAA GTGTCGTTTTACAGAGGGGAGATTCCCAGTGACTTGCCAGAGGAAGTTGCCAGAAAGAGGAAAGGACTTGACAGCCAGTGGCTGGCAACTTTACCACTAAAACTTCCT GCACTCAACTCAGAGAACAGTTTCATCATGGAGGAGCTCCAGTATCCTCCTCTGAACCTGGGTGACCCTGAGAGCGGCTACCTGACAGAGGCCAACCTGCTGTCCATCTCTCTTCAGATATCACAGGACTGGCGTGTTATTGGCATCAATCTTGGCTTGAGCTACCAAGAGTTggaccgcatccagtacaagtACAG GGACAACCTTGGCGCCTTGGTGCTGGACATGCTGTTCCGCTGGGCTCGGGCACAGAGCAATGCAGGACCTGGGGCAGTGTCAAGGCTGGTGGCTGCGATGATAGAGAGCGGCAGGAGAGACATAGCAGATGAGATCGAGGACATCGTCAACATAGGGAGGAGAAAGTACTCAGAATCACTGAGGCGAGTAGGACTGGAAGCAGAGAGCTTCTCCCTCGGTGAAACACAGCAGTAG